Proteins encoded in a region of the Trypanosoma brucei gambiense DAL972 chromosome 11, complete sequence genome:
- a CDS encoding C-terminal motor kinesin, putative produces the protein MQRLAGKRQRQHEASDLVPKSAEPARSKNSRNTASEPGSGSLRHNSIGGGDMMWKRKTKELREQIVQLAALYATKARETEEVQDAIEEMVVSHEAELAGVVAGDESHRRRHFDALVHLRAREDGCHSERQRALDETVVLQQQRTELERAHDRLREDIVIQSDALEQLQREIEEQSEELLEEQRKLDAIVEHHNLMKDATYGFSGEVQEIMRELERIRVDKERVERAGKQTEILRRQLYSQCEEMKGTIRVYCRVKGGLNSESVAAGPVPDVRSGSSNPCGDPDLCLSETPREDSVSSRSTMQTTVSANPACIYASKEIGKIRRDAPVGRFIFPDGDATEKRSICVLLSRNNATSTGRQESKETFTFDRVFDGTATQEAVYADVEPLVNCAVDGYRVCVFAYGQTGSGKTYSMQGDQHDGQRCGITPRALRTVFKRREELEADGWKYQLSCYFVEIYNEVIRDLLQEASLYEPGGAAASQPNYHIIKQSNETGSTSISGVTEKRINSFEDFRRLYDIAMKNRSTAKTMINDRSSRSHCIFVLRIMGEHAGMRQRSEGALCMVDLAGSERVHESGVQGKQFKEAVNINRSLLDLGKCISALNKSGSVAPWRNCKLTYLLQNYLGAKGGKMLMLVTVSDQEEHLTESINSLRFAKRVNQTAIGPSTKRVGNF, from the coding sequence ATGCAAAGATTGGCAGGGAAGCGGCAAAGGCAACATGAAGCAAGCGACCTTGTCCCCAAAAGTGCTGAACCCGCCAGAAGTAAAAATTCCAGGAACACTGCTTCTGAACCGGGCTCGGGTTCCCTCCGGCACAACTCCATAGGAGGGGGAGATATGATGTGGAAacggaaaacaaaggaacttcGGGAGCAGATTGTTCAATTAGCCGCACTGTATGCAACGAAGGCACGTGAGACCGAAGAAGTCCAAGACGCCATAGAGGAAATGGTTGTCTCACACGAGGCGGAGTTAGCGGGTGTTGTAGCGGGTGACGAATCCCATAGGCGGCGGCACTTCGATGCACTCGTTCACTTGCGGGCCCGTGAGGACGGCTGCCATTCTGAAAGGCAGCGTGCCTTGGACGAAACGGTGGtattgcagcagcagcgtacAGAACTGGAGCGAGCGCATGACCGCCTTCGGGAAGATATCGTTATTCAATCTGATGCGTTAGAGCAGCTTCAAAGGGAAATTGAGGAACAATCAGAAGAACTGTTAGAGGAACAGAGAAAACTAGATGCGATAGTGGAGCACCACAACCTCATGAAGGATGCCACCTACGGGTTTTCCGGGGAGGTCCAGGAAATAATGAGGGAACTGGAGCGCATCAGGGTTGACAAGGAAAGGGTTGAAAGAGCCGGAAAGCAGACGGAAATATTACGGCGTCAGCTGTATTCACAATGTGAAGAGATGAAGGGAACGATCCGCGTGTACTGCCGCGTTAAGGGTGGCTTGAACTCGGAGTCGGTTGCAGCGGGTCCGGTTCCTGATGTGCGTAGTGGGAGCAGCAACCCTTGCGGTGATCCTGATTTATGCCTCTCTGAGACCCCTCGTGAAGACTCTGTTTCCTCGCGGAGCACGATGCAAACAACCGTGAGCGCCAACCCAGCATGTATTTATGCTTCAAAGGAAATAGGGAAGATCAGAAGGGATGCTCCGGTGGGACGATTTATTTTCCCGGACGGTGATGCGACTGAGAAACGGTCGATTTGTGTGTTGCTTTCACGTAACAACGCCACCTCAACGGGAAGGCAAGAGTCGAAGGAAACATTTACTTTCGACCGTGTCTTCGACGGCACCGCTACCCAAGAGGCTGTTTACGCTGATGTCGAGCCCCTCGTAAACTGCGCCGTTGATGGCTACCGGGTTTGCGTTTTCGCTTACGGCCAGACGGGCTCTGGCAAAACCTATTCCATGCAGGGTGACCAACACGACGGGCAGCGCTGCGGCATAACACCCAGGGCACTACGGACAGTGTTCAAGCGGCGGGAAGAGTTAGAGGCTGATGGGTGGAAGTACCAACTTAGCTGCTATTTTGTGGAAATATACAACGAGGTTATCAGAGATTTGCTGCAAGAAGCTTCCCTGTACGAGCCCGGTGGGGCCGCGGCTTCCCAGCCAAATTATCACATCATCAAGCAAAGTAACGAAACTGGTTCAACAAGCATAAGCGGTGTTACAGAGAAGCGTATCAACTCATTTGAGGACTTTCGGCGTTTGTATGACATCGCGATGAAGAACCGTAGCACGGCGAAGACGATGATAAACGACAGATCGTCCCGTTCCCACTGTATTTTCGTGCTGCGTATTATGGGCGAACACGCTGGTATGCGTCAACGCAGTGAGGGGGCACTTTGCATGGTGGATTTGGCCGGGAGCGAGCGAGTACATGAATCTGGTGTGCAAGGGAAACAGTTCAAGGAAGCAGTGAACATCAACCGCAGTTTGCTCGACCTCGGAAAGTGCATCAGTGCTCTTAACAAATCTGGAAGTGTGGCTCCATGGCGTAACTGCAAGTTGACATATTTACTGCAAAACTACCTGGGCGCAAAGGGTGGGAAGATGCTAATGCTCGTCACTGTGTCCGATCAGGAGGAGCACTTGACAGAAAGTATCAATTCCCTTCGCTTCGCCAAACGCGTTAATCAGACGGCCATTGGTCCCTCAACGAAGCGTGTCGGTAACTTCTAA
- a CDS encoding replication factor A, 51kDa subunit, putative, whose amino-acid sequence MQQPSQQQIQPIDSLSPFLGGKWWIRARVTDKSEIRTWNKPTSQGKLFSFTLIDESASIRATVFNEAVDMFNPLIVNGQVYYFSGGQVKNANRKFSNVNNDYELSFDNTCQISAARDVVSSSIPLQRYNFVPIAILKQREVGSLVDVLAVVLNVEELGTIVQRSTGRELVRRTVKVADSTAGIDVTLWNENAKEWPHQPGTVLAMRQLKVGSFDGVTLSTTMQSSFDVNPNIPDVKKLREWFESTGGRDVSSLSMQGNNALGLASSGETYRGYKYIDDITTEGLGKGPKPDYIDLRCVPVYLKQDTQWYDACPQCNKKVMLEGAMGDRFRCEKCDQSIVPTQRYLVSIQVTDNVSQVWLTLFNESGAEFFGMTAPELKRRQEEDPMFVTKVAQMRMNRPVLMRLRVKEEGLGGNEDSERVRLNVVRITEFMPLDTVTEDKRQAMAAQLRQECDEMIKCINAYL is encoded by the coding sequence ATGCAGCAGCCATCACAACAACAGATTCAACCAATCGATTCCTTGTCGCCATTCCTTGGCGGCAAGTGGTGGATTCGCGCTCGCGTGACGGACAAGTCTGAAATACGAACGTGGAATAAACCAACCTCACAGGGGaagctgttttcttttacgcTCATTGACGAGTCTGCTTCTATCCGAGCGACGGTATTCAATGAGGCGGTCGACATGTTCAATCCCCTCATAGTGAACGGACAGGTTTACTACTTTAGTGGGGGTCAGGTAAAAAATGCCAACCGTAAGTTCAGTAATGTGAATAATGACTACGAGTTGAGCTTTGACAACACCTGTCAAATATCAGCAGCAAGGGATGTCGTTAGCTCGTCGATTCCCCTACAGCGGTATAACTTTGTGCCAATTGCCATCCTCAAGCAACGAGAAGTCGGTTCTTTAGTCGACGTGCTGGCTGTTGTGTTGAATGTGGAGGAATTGGGCACCATCGTACAGAGATCAACTGGTCGTGAGTTGGTCAGACGCACCGTGAAGGTTGCCGATTCCACCGCGGGGATTGACGTCACCCTGTGGAACGAAAACGCCAAAGAGTGGCCACATCAACCTGGCACCGTACTGGCAATGCGGCAACTTAAGGTGGGGAGTTTTGATGGTGTAACGCTCTCCACAACAATGCAGTCTTCGTTTGATGTTAATCCAAACATCCCTGACGTGAAGAAGCTTCGTGAATGGTTTGAATCTACGGGTGGACGGGACGTCAGTTCACTTTCAATGCAGGGAAATAATGCTTTGGGGCTCGCGAGCAGTGGAGAAACCTACCGCGGCTACAAGTACATTGATGACATAACGACTGAGGGGCTCGGAAAAGGCCCGAAGCCGGACTACATCGATTTGCGTTGCGTTCCTGTTTACCTCAAACAGGATACACAGTGGTACGATGCCTGTCCACAATGCAACAAGAAAGTGATGCTCGAAGGGGCAATGGGTGATCGCTTCCGTTGTGAGAAATGTGACCAATCTATTGTACCAACACAACGGTACTTGGTGTCTATTCAAGTCACAGATAACGTTTCGCAGGTGTGGCTCACGCTCTTTAATGAGTCGGGAGCCGAGTTCTTTGGCATGACGGCTCCTGAACTAAAAAGACGTCAGGAGGAGGATCCCATGTTTGTGACAAAAGTGGCCCAGATGCGCATGAACCGTCCTGTGCTCATGCGTCTTCGTGTGAAGGAGGAGGGTCTCGGTGGCAATGAAGATTCGGAAAGGGTGCGCTTAAATGTTGTGCGCATTACGGAGTTTATGCCGCTGGACACCGTGACGGAGGATAAGCGACAAGCCATGGCGGCACAACTGCGGCAGGAGTGCGACGAAATGATTAAATGCATTAATGCCTACTTGTAA